One part of the Salmo salar chromosome ssa10, Ssal_v3.1, whole genome shotgun sequence genome encodes these proteins:
- the mcoln3b gene encoding mucolipin-3 isoform X1 — protein sequence MVESDHVSECEMRFVIQHCSGQSSEMEHSGGFYSSVYEPNGHAAWADNQQHQDKETADNLRRKIKYFFMNPCEKYKARGRKPWKLMLQIIKIAIITIQLVSFGLSNQMVVTFKEENLMTFKHLFLKDYVDGRGDSYAVYRQDEVYEHISYIVDKYSRLRNITVGNHAYEKKGDTYSPLSLCQEFYRNGSISPANETFDIDAQIETECLEIVPVFPMGSTTEDDLLNFVVDFKRLLNVKIKFTLKAINLQTVRNRELPNCYDFDVTITFNNQAHSGRIKVDLDNDVDINECRDWKVIGASPKNIYYPLLFDCLIIVTCITSLALCTRSVLNGIRLQFEYTDFCLVRQGKKVPWSDRLEFLNGWYILIIASDTLTIIGSILKIEIQTKILTSYDVCSIFLGTGTMLVWIGVIRYMGYFKKYNILILTLRAAFPNVVRFIGCAGIIYLGYCFCGWIVLGPYHEKFRTLNTVSECLFSLINGDDMYPTFKYMKQKSYLVWLFSRVYLYTFVSLFIYMILSLFITLITDTYDTIKQQQQEGSPVSELHCFMSECKDLPTSGRYRVEGESGSFTCCFPRCKDSRERLSSESIDSEP from the exons ATGGTGGAAAGTGATCATGTGTCGGAATGTGAGATGCGGTTTGTTATTCAGCACTGCTCGGGTCAAAGCTCAG AGATGGAGCATTCAGGTGGTTTCTACAGCTCTGTGTACGAGCCAAATGGGCATGCTGCCTGGGCAGACAACCAGCAGCACCAGGACAAGGAGACAGCGGACAACCTCAGGAGGAAGATCAAGTACTTCTTCATGAACCCCTGTGAGAAATACAAAGCCCGTGGACGGAAACCATGGAAACTGATGCTCCAGATCATCAAGATCGCCATCATTACCATCCAG TTGGTGTCTTTTGGACTGAGCAATCAGATGGTGGTGACCTTCAAAGAAGAGAACCTCATGACATTCAAGCATCTCTTCCTCAAAGATTACGTGGATGGCCGTGGGGACTCTTATGCTGTGTACAGGCAGGATGAGGTGTATGAACACATCTCTTACATAGTCGATAAG TATTCCCGTCTGCGAAATATCACCGTTGGTAACCATGCCTATGAGAAGAAGGGGGACACCtattcccctctgtctctgtgccaAGAGTTCTACAGGAATGGAAGCATTTCACCAGCCAATGAGACCTTTGATATAGACGCACAGATTGAAACTG AATGCCTTGAGATTGTTCCAGTGTTCCCCATGGGAAGCACAACCGAGGATGATCTGTTGAATTTCGTTGTGGATTTCAAAAG ATTGTTGAATGTGAAGATCAAGTTCACTCTGAAGGCCATAAACctacaaacagtcagaaacagagagCTGCCAAACTGCTATGACTTTGATGTCACG ATCACCTTCAACAACCAAGcccacagtggcagaataaaagTCGACCTGGACAATGACGTTGATATAAATGAATGTAGAGACTGGAAAGTAATCGGGGCAT CTCCCAAGAACATCTATTACCCACTGCTGTTTGACTGTCTCATCATTGTAACGTGCATCACCTCTCTGGCCCTCTGCACACGCTCTGTGCTCAACGGGATACGGCTACAGTTT GAGTACACAGACTTCTGCCTAGTCCGTCAAGGGAAGAAGGTTCCATGGTCCGATAGGCTGGAGTTTCTGAACGGCTGGTATATCCTCATCATCGCCAGTGATACACTCACCATCATCGGTTCCATTCTTAAAATAGAAATCCAGACAAAG ATTCTCACTAGTTATGATGTCTGCAGCATCTTTCTCGGAACAGGCACAATGCTTGTTTGGATCGGAGTCATACGCTACATGGGATACTTCAAGAAGTACAAT ATTCTCATCCTGACCCTGAGAGCAGCTTTCCCAAATGTGGTTCGGTTCATCGGTTGTGCCGGAATCATTTACCTGGGGTACTGTTTCTGTGGCTGGATCGTGCTCGGGCCCTACCATGAGAAG TTCCGGACCCTGAACACAGTATCAGAGTGCCTGTTCTCGCTGATCAACGGAGAtgacatgtatcccaccttcaagTACATGAAGCAGAAGAGTTACCTGGTGTGGCTTTTCAGCAGAGTCTACCTCTACACCTTCGTCTCGCTCTTCATCTACATGATCCTCAGCCTCTTCATCACCCTTATCACTGATACCTATGACACCATCAAG caacagcagcaggaaGGGAGCCCAGTGTCGGAGCTGCATTGTTTCATGTCTGAGTGTAAAGATCTGCCCACCTCAGGACGCTACCGCGTAGAGGGGGAGTCTGGCTCCTTCACCTGCTGCTTCCCCAG ATGCAAGGACTCACGAGAAAGGCTGAGCTCTGAATCAATAGACTCTGAGCCATAG
- the mcoln3b gene encoding mucolipin-3 isoform X2: MEHSGGFYSSVYEPNGHAAWADNQQHQDKETADNLRRKIKYFFMNPCEKYKARGRKPWKLMLQIIKIAIITIQLVSFGLSNQMVVTFKEENLMTFKHLFLKDYVDGRGDSYAVYRQDEVYEHISYIVDKYSRLRNITVGNHAYEKKGDTYSPLSLCQEFYRNGSISPANETFDIDAQIETECLEIVPVFPMGSTTEDDLLNFVVDFKRLLNVKIKFTLKAINLQTVRNRELPNCYDFDVTITFNNQAHSGRIKVDLDNDVDINECRDWKVIGASPKNIYYPLLFDCLIIVTCITSLALCTRSVLNGIRLQFEYTDFCLVRQGKKVPWSDRLEFLNGWYILIIASDTLTIIGSILKIEIQTKILTSYDVCSIFLGTGTMLVWIGVIRYMGYFKKYNILILTLRAAFPNVVRFIGCAGIIYLGYCFCGWIVLGPYHEKFRTLNTVSECLFSLINGDDMYPTFKYMKQKSYLVWLFSRVYLYTFVSLFIYMILSLFITLITDTYDTIKQQQQEGSPVSELHCFMSECKDLPTSGRYRVEGESGSFTCCFPRCKDSRERLSSESIDSEP; the protein is encoded by the exons ATGGAGCATTCAGGTGGTTTCTACAGCTCTGTGTACGAGCCAAATGGGCATGCTGCCTGGGCAGACAACCAGCAGCACCAGGACAAGGAGACAGCGGACAACCTCAGGAGGAAGATCAAGTACTTCTTCATGAACCCCTGTGAGAAATACAAAGCCCGTGGACGGAAACCATGGAAACTGATGCTCCAGATCATCAAGATCGCCATCATTACCATCCAG TTGGTGTCTTTTGGACTGAGCAATCAGATGGTGGTGACCTTCAAAGAAGAGAACCTCATGACATTCAAGCATCTCTTCCTCAAAGATTACGTGGATGGCCGTGGGGACTCTTATGCTGTGTACAGGCAGGATGAGGTGTATGAACACATCTCTTACATAGTCGATAAG TATTCCCGTCTGCGAAATATCACCGTTGGTAACCATGCCTATGAGAAGAAGGGGGACACCtattcccctctgtctctgtgccaAGAGTTCTACAGGAATGGAAGCATTTCACCAGCCAATGAGACCTTTGATATAGACGCACAGATTGAAACTG AATGCCTTGAGATTGTTCCAGTGTTCCCCATGGGAAGCACAACCGAGGATGATCTGTTGAATTTCGTTGTGGATTTCAAAAG ATTGTTGAATGTGAAGATCAAGTTCACTCTGAAGGCCATAAACctacaaacagtcagaaacagagagCTGCCAAACTGCTATGACTTTGATGTCACG ATCACCTTCAACAACCAAGcccacagtggcagaataaaagTCGACCTGGACAATGACGTTGATATAAATGAATGTAGAGACTGGAAAGTAATCGGGGCAT CTCCCAAGAACATCTATTACCCACTGCTGTTTGACTGTCTCATCATTGTAACGTGCATCACCTCTCTGGCCCTCTGCACACGCTCTGTGCTCAACGGGATACGGCTACAGTTT GAGTACACAGACTTCTGCCTAGTCCGTCAAGGGAAGAAGGTTCCATGGTCCGATAGGCTGGAGTTTCTGAACGGCTGGTATATCCTCATCATCGCCAGTGATACACTCACCATCATCGGTTCCATTCTTAAAATAGAAATCCAGACAAAG ATTCTCACTAGTTATGATGTCTGCAGCATCTTTCTCGGAACAGGCACAATGCTTGTTTGGATCGGAGTCATACGCTACATGGGATACTTCAAGAAGTACAAT ATTCTCATCCTGACCCTGAGAGCAGCTTTCCCAAATGTGGTTCGGTTCATCGGTTGTGCCGGAATCATTTACCTGGGGTACTGTTTCTGTGGCTGGATCGTGCTCGGGCCCTACCATGAGAAG TTCCGGACCCTGAACACAGTATCAGAGTGCCTGTTCTCGCTGATCAACGGAGAtgacatgtatcccaccttcaagTACATGAAGCAGAAGAGTTACCTGGTGTGGCTTTTCAGCAGAGTCTACCTCTACACCTTCGTCTCGCTCTTCATCTACATGATCCTCAGCCTCTTCATCACCCTTATCACTGATACCTATGACACCATCAAG caacagcagcaggaaGGGAGCCCAGTGTCGGAGCTGCATTGTTTCATGTCTGAGTGTAAAGATCTGCCCACCTCAGGACGCTACCGCGTAGAGGGGGAGTCTGGCTCCTTCACCTGCTGCTTCCCCAG ATGCAAGGACTCACGAGAAAGGCTGAGCTCTGAATCAATAGACTCTGAGCCATAG